A stretch of the uncultured Hyphomonas sp. genome encodes the following:
- a CDS encoding GFA family protein, giving the protein MAERMKGRCLCGAVQFEGTLKDGGEFGVCHCNMCQHWNGGPGLATEMVGMNISGENHVKWYASSEWAERGFCTGCGSNLFYRLKEVRDLYFVQVGSLDEPGRLTLAEHIFIDEMPGHYDFTGNAPRLTGAEFLARLQGEQK; this is encoded by the coding sequence ATGGCAGAGCGTATGAAAGGACGGTGCCTGTGCGGGGCCGTTCAGTTTGAAGGCACACTGAAGGACGGCGGCGAGTTCGGCGTCTGCCACTGCAACATGTGTCAACACTGGAATGGCGGGCCCGGACTGGCGACCGAAATGGTCGGCATGAACATTTCCGGCGAAAACCATGTGAAATGGTATGCCAGTTCGGAGTGGGCAGAGAGAGGCTTTTGCACCGGGTGTGGCAGCAACCTGTTCTATCGCCTGAAGGAAGTCCGCGACCTCTATTTCGTTCAGGTCGGCAGCCTGGACGAACCGGGCCGCCTGACACTTGCCGAGCATATCTTCATCGACGAAATGCCCGGCCACTATGATTTTACCGGCAATGCCCCGCGCCTGACCGGCGCTGAATTTCTTGCCCGTCTGCAGGGAGAACAAAAATGA
- a CDS encoding NAD(P)-dependent oxidoreductase codes for MLQFIHVPRTMPGKRGAKQRATDFAEIYDEFSVDAAKTQASRCSQCGVPFCQQGCPLQNNIPDWLRLAAEGRLEEAWRVSSSTNNMPEICGRICPQDRLCEGICTIEQSGHGTVTIGSIEKYITDTAWAEGWVGPVKPVRERKQSAGIIGAGPAGLAAAEQLRRKGYQVTIYDAYDRGGGLLTYGIPGFKLEKDVVERRIKRLEDSGIKFKFNTRVGKKVTLQKLRDTHDTVLIATGVYAAKDLKCPGSGADGVHAALDYLTASNRKGFGDAVPEFDVGTLDAKDKRVVVIGGGDTAMDCVRTAIRQGAKEVTCLYRRDRANMPGSQREVQNAEEEGVKFEWLASPEAILDTKGKAKGVRSARMKLGEPDASGRQSPVKTGETFNVKADMVIKALGFDPEDLPALFDEPALSVNRWGAVKVDFSTMETSLPGVYAAGDIVRGASLVVWGIKDGRDAAEAMHQAMKQDARAAKVAAE; via the coding sequence ATGCTGCAGTTTATCCACGTACCGCGCACCATGCCGGGCAAACGTGGTGCGAAACAGCGGGCAACGGATTTCGCTGAAATCTATGATGAATTCAGTGTGGATGCGGCCAAGACGCAGGCATCCCGCTGTTCTCAATGCGGCGTGCCGTTCTGCCAGCAGGGCTGCCCTCTGCAGAACAATATTCCGGACTGGCTGCGCCTTGCGGCCGAGGGCCGGCTGGAAGAGGCCTGGCGGGTCTCATCCTCAACCAACAACATGCCGGAAATCTGCGGACGCATCTGCCCGCAGGACCGGCTGTGCGAAGGCATCTGCACGATCGAACAATCCGGCCATGGCACGGTGACGATCGGCTCAATTGAGAAATACATTACGGACACTGCGTGGGCGGAAGGCTGGGTGGGACCTGTCAAACCGGTACGTGAACGCAAGCAGTCGGCGGGGATCATCGGTGCAGGCCCGGCAGGCCTGGCCGCGGCCGAACAGCTGCGGCGCAAGGGCTACCAGGTCACGATCTACGATGCGTATGATCGGGGCGGCGGCCTGCTGACCTATGGCATTCCGGGCTTCAAGCTCGAGAAAGACGTCGTGGAGCGGCGGATCAAACGGCTGGAAGACTCCGGCATCAAATTCAAGTTCAACACGCGTGTCGGCAAGAAGGTGACGCTGCAGAAGCTGCGCGACACGCACGACACGGTGCTGATCGCGACCGGCGTGTATGCGGCGAAGGATCTGAAATGCCCGGGCTCCGGCGCGGACGGCGTACATGCCGCGCTGGACTACCTGACGGCATCGAACCGCAAGGGCTTCGGTGATGCCGTGCCGGAATTCGATGTCGGCACGCTCGATGCGAAGGACAAGCGCGTCGTCGTGATTGGCGGCGGCGACACGGCGATGGACTGTGTGCGTACGGCCATCCGTCAGGGTGCCAAGGAAGTCACCTGCCTCTATCGCCGTGACCGGGCCAACATGCCGGGCAGCCAGCGCGAAGTGCAGAATGCCGAGGAAGAGGGGGTCAAGTTCGAATGGCTCGCCAGCCCGGAGGCCATTCTCGACACCAAGGGCAAGGCCAAGGGCGTGCGCTCCGCACGGATGAAACTGGGCGAACCGGATGCCTCCGGCCGCCAGAGCCCGGTGAAAACCGGCGAGACCTTCAATGTCAAAGCCGACATGGTGATCAAGGCGCTGGGCTTCGACCCGGAAGACCTGCCGGCCCTGTTCGACGAACCCGCCCTGTCGGTGAACCGCTGGGGCGCGGTGAAGGTCGACTTTTCGACCATGGAAACCAGCCTGCCGGGCGTTTACGCCGCCGGCGATATTGTTCGCGGCGCTTCACTCGTCGTCTGGGGCATCAAGGATGGCCGCGACGCAGCAGAAGCCATGCACCAGGCCATGAAACAGGACGCACGCGCCGCGAAAGTGGCTGCGGAATAG
- a CDS encoding complex I NDUFA9 subunit family protein: MTKGLVTIFGGSGFIGRYAARELVKKGWRVRVACRRVNLAGDVRLAGAPGWVDIAQANIRDRASIERALEDATAVVNLVGVLTEKGKQTFESTQAEGAALLAEVAAEKGITRFVQVSAIGADAESKSAYAQTKAEAEAAVREAIPTAAVLRPSVVFGPEDEFFNRFAQLARVAPLMPAIGGGKTKMQPVYAGDVAEAIAVAVDDEATGGKTYELGGPRVYTMNEIYDFVCSTISRPRFKITLPFFAAKPIGYLCGATWRYIPPFSWGFLGQPPITGDQVELLKTDNVVADDALTLADLGVTTLETPEAIVPTYLWRFRDYGEFHKASEA, from the coding sequence ATGACCAAGGGCTTGGTGACCATTTTCGGCGGTTCGGGCTTCATCGGGCGCTACGCGGCCCGCGAGCTGGTGAAAAAGGGCTGGCGCGTGCGCGTGGCCTGCCGCCGTGTGAATCTGGCCGGGGATGTGCGCCTCGCTGGTGCGCCGGGCTGGGTCGATATCGCCCAGGCCAACATCCGTGACCGCGCCTCGATCGAGCGCGCGCTGGAAGATGCCACGGCGGTTGTGAACCTGGTTGGCGTCCTCACCGAAAAGGGCAAGCAGACCTTCGAATCCACACAGGCCGAAGGCGCTGCGCTTCTGGCCGAAGTCGCGGCAGAGAAAGGCATCACCCGTTTCGTGCAGGTCTCTGCCATTGGCGCCGATGCAGAATCGAAATCGGCCTACGCCCAGACCAAGGCTGAGGCCGAAGCCGCGGTGCGCGAGGCGATCCCGACCGCAGCGGTCCTTCGCCCGTCTGTCGTGTTCGGGCCGGAAGACGAGTTCTTCAACCGTTTCGCCCAGCTGGCCCGCGTGGCCCCGCTGATGCCAGCCATCGGTGGCGGCAAGACGAAGATGCAGCCGGTCTATGCCGGCGATGTGGCCGAGGCAATTGCCGTGGCGGTCGATGATGAAGCGACCGGGGGCAAGACCTATGAGCTGGGTGGCCCACGCGTCTACACGATGAACGAGATCTATGATTTCGTCTGCAGCACCATCTCGCGCCCGCGCTTCAAGATCACGCTGCCATTCTTCGCGGCCAAGCCGATCGGTTACCTTTGTGGCGCCACCTGGCGTTACATTCCGCCCTTCTCCTGGGGCTTCCTCGGCCAGCCACCTATCACCGGCGACCAGGTCGAGCTGCTAAAGACTGACAATGTCGTGGCCGACGATGCGCTGACGCTGGCGGACCTTGGCGTGACCACGCTGGAAACGCCGGAAGCGATCGTGCCGACCTATCTCTGGCGCTTCCGCGATTATGGCGAGTTCCACAAGGCGTCCGAAGCCTGA
- a CDS encoding undecaprenyl-diphosphate phosphatase has protein sequence MSLLQLAIIATLQGITEWLPISSSAHVLLASDTFGVTGQDELLINAVSNLGTLAAMLIYFRKDVILAFLGGFELLAAPVSKKPLSQGGRLAACVIVATPIALIAALLYEAVLPQGLQDMMRSVYTVAGATIFFGALLWWADVAGPRTRKEEDMTLVHAALIGATQAIAAIIPGTSRSGITMTAARALGYERTEAARISMLIGAPILAAAGLYGAYGLFTAEADGSAVLTLQDGLVVAGIAFITGLASIWGLMALLKRMSFLPFVLYRFLLGALLLLGSPLVGLF, from the coding sequence TTGTCACTGCTACAGCTCGCCATCATCGCGACCCTCCAGGGGATCACCGAATGGCTGCCCATCTCCTCGTCCGCCCATGTCCTGCTCGCGTCCGACACGTTCGGGGTGACCGGCCAGGATGAGCTGCTGATCAATGCGGTCTCCAATCTCGGCACGCTGGCGGCCATGCTGATCTATTTCCGCAAGGATGTGATCCTCGCCTTCCTCGGCGGGTTTGAACTGCTGGCCGCGCCGGTCTCGAAGAAACCCCTCTCGCAGGGCGGACGCCTTGCGGCCTGCGTGATCGTGGCAACGCCCATCGCCCTCATCGCCGCCCTGCTCTACGAGGCCGTCCTGCCCCAGGGCCTGCAGGACATGATGCGCAGCGTCTACACCGTCGCCGGGGCGACCATCTTCTTCGGTGCCCTTCTCTGGTGGGCCGACGTTGCCGGCCCGCGCACGCGCAAGGAAGAGGACATGACCCTCGTCCATGCCGCGCTGATCGGCGCGACGCAGGCCATCGCCGCGATCATTCCGGGCACCAGCCGCTCCGGAATCACCATGACGGCCGCCCGCGCGCTCGGCTATGAGCGCACTGAAGCTGCTCGCATCTCCATGCTGATCGGCGCGCCGATCCTGGCCGCCGCAGGACTTTACGGTGCCTACGGTCTCTTCACCGCCGAAGCGGACGGCAGCGCCGTGTTGACCCTGCAGGACGGGCTGGTCGTGGCAGGCATCGCCTTTATCACCGGCCTCGCCTCAATCTGGGGGCTCATGGCCCTGCTCAAGCGGATGAGCTTCCTGCCCTTCGTGCTCTACAGATTCCTGCTGGGCGCCCTGCTCCTGCTCGGCTCTCCGCTGGTCGGCCTCTTCTAA
- a CDS encoding PA2169 family four-helix-bundle protein has product MNYRHIAAVSAIALATSLGACANAGINEAQEFAVDTAPQQTEIQKTDTAALNKLIPDYIDAAALYKRAADIPDKDRELKPILIKLAQERQADRERMQNLVVAMGGEPAELGEAVGTGHRTFTELRTLVADDSEVAVEEVLRGERYLEEQISSVLAGDVSDATAGMLEDMREDTRTKITLLEKIDDAV; this is encoded by the coding sequence ATGAACTATCGACATATCGCCGCCGTTTCCGCCATCGCCCTCGCCACGAGCCTCGGCGCGTGCGCCAATGCCGGCATCAACGAAGCGCAGGAATTTGCCGTCGATACGGCCCCGCAGCAGACCGAAATCCAGAAAACGGACACGGCCGCGCTGAACAAGCTGATCCCGGACTATATTGACGCCGCCGCGCTCTATAAGCGTGCCGCCGACATTCCGGACAAGGACCGCGAACTGAAGCCGATCCTGATCAAGCTTGCCCAGGAACGCCAGGCGGACCGCGAGCGCATGCAGAACCTCGTCGTCGCCATGGGCGGTGAACCGGCAGAGCTGGGCGAAGCGGTCGGCACCGGCCACCGCACCTTCACGGAGCTGCGCACGCTTGTCGCCGATGACAGCGAAGTGGCGGTGGAGGAAGTCCTGCGGGGCGAACGCTATCTGGAAGAACAGATCAGCTCGGTCCTGGCGGGCGATGTCAGCGACGCGACGGCCGGCATGCTGGAAGACATGCGCGAAGATACGCGCACCAAGATCACCCTGCTCGAAAAGATCGACGACGCCGTCTGA
- a CDS encoding glycerol-3-phosphate dehydrogenase has translation MHDLLVIGGGINGTGIARDAAGRGLDVVLVEKDDLAQHTSSASTKLIHGGLRYLEMYDFALVRKALIEREILLRAAPHIIWPMRFVLPHDKGQRPAWLIRLGLFIYDHLGGRKLLPATSTLRRGKTDKLDPLKDEFRLAFEYSDCWVEDSRLVVLNAVDAKERGAEVMTRTACTNLVRHKEYWEATLVSAAGTETRKFKAVVNAAGGWVDEIIDLADPQDDATHLRLVKGSHIIVPKWHDGEHAYFFQNADGRIMFAIPYERGEFTLIGTTDIPYTANKDKVEISPEEIDYLCKGASEYYQREITPDDVVATYSGVRPLYDDHAASASKVTRDFVLHYETEGGAPILSVFGGKITTYRELAEEAVAELAPLFEGLPKTWTRHASLPGGDIPAANFEAYLSGLVLTHPHLPVELLTRLARAYGTRTRHLLGDAETLADLGREFGGGLTEREVAWLVDQEFVRSADDILYRRSKLYLHMTQAEQRAFTDWFNASHPASNHT, from the coding sequence GTGCACGACCTGCTTGTCATCGGCGGGGGCATTAACGGCACGGGCATCGCCCGGGATGCAGCCGGACGCGGGCTGGATGTCGTGCTCGTCGAGAAGGACGACCTTGCCCAGCACACAAGCTCTGCCAGCACCAAGCTGATCCATGGCGGGCTGCGCTATCTGGAAATGTACGATTTCGCGCTGGTGCGAAAGGCGCTGATCGAGCGGGAGATCCTGCTGCGCGCGGCGCCGCACATCATCTGGCCGATGCGTTTCGTCCTGCCGCATGACAAGGGCCAGCGCCCGGCCTGGCTGATCCGGCTGGGCCTGTTCATCTATGACCACCTTGGCGGGCGGAAACTGTTGCCGGCCACGTCCACGCTGCGCCGTGGCAAGACCGACAAGCTCGATCCGCTCAAGGATGAATTCCGGTTGGCCTTCGAATATTCCGACTGCTGGGTCGAGGATTCTCGCCTTGTCGTGCTGAACGCCGTTGATGCAAAAGAGCGCGGCGCAGAAGTGATGACGCGCACGGCGTGTACGAACCTGGTCCGGCATAAGGAATACTGGGAAGCCACCCTGGTTTCTGCAGCCGGAACAGAGACACGCAAGTTCAAGGCAGTCGTGAATGCCGCAGGCGGCTGGGTGGACGAGATCATCGACCTTGCCGACCCGCAGGATGACGCCACGCATCTCCGTCTCGTCAAAGGCAGCCACATCATCGTGCCGAAATGGCATGACGGCGAGCATGCCTATTTCTTCCAGAATGCCGATGGCCGGATCATGTTTGCCATTCCGTACGAGCGCGGCGAGTTCACGCTGATCGGTACGACCGACATTCCGTACACCGCTAACAAGGACAAGGTGGAGATCAGCCCGGAAGAGATCGACTATCTCTGCAAAGGCGCCAGCGAATACTATCAGCGCGAGATCACGCCGGACGATGTCGTCGCCACCTATTCCGGTGTGCGTCCGCTCTATGACGACCATGCAGCCTCGGCGTCGAAGGTGACGCGCGATTTCGTGCTACACTATGAGACGGAAGGCGGCGCGCCGATCCTCTCTGTCTTTGGCGGCAAGATCACGACCTACCGGGAACTGGCCGAAGAGGCGGTGGCTGAACTCGCGCCGCTGTTCGAAGGCCTGCCGAAAACCTGGACGCGCCACGCCAGCCTGCCGGGCGGCGATATTCCCGCGGCGAACTTCGAGGCCTACCTTTCCGGCCTCGTCCTGACGCATCCGCACCTACCGGTCGAATTGCTGACGCGTCTCGCCCGCGCCTATGGCACCCGCACCCGGCACCTGCTGGGCGATGCGGAGACGTTGGCAGACCTCGGCCGGGAATTTGGCGGCGGCCTGACCGAACGCGAGGTCGCCTGGCTGGTCGATCAGGAATTCGTGCGCAGCGCCGACGACATCCTTTACCGCCGTTCCAAGCTCTACCTTCACATGACACAGGCAGAGCAGCGCGCCTTCACCGACTGGTTCAATGCGAGCCATCCTGCCAGCAACCACACCTGA